GAAAAAAGTGGCCGGGCAAACAGCGATCGCTAGCGCCAAAGAGGCCTACCAGATTTTCAAGGAGATCTTTGGTGGCGACCGTTTTATGAAGCTGACGGCTCAGGGGGCTTTACCCCAGCGATTGCTTTGGGCCAGCACCGGCACCAAGAACCCGGATTACAGCGATGTCAAATACGTCGAGGCCCTCATCGGTCCGGACACGGTCAATACGTTCCCCGTCGATACCCTTGACGCCTATCGCGATCACGGAGACCCGAGTGCCAGTCTCGAAAAAGGGGTGGTTGAAGCAGCGCGCTTACTGAAACACCTGCCCGAGCTCGGCATTATGATCGACGCGATCACCCAGCAACTCGAGAATGAGGGTATCGAAAAGTTCAACAAGCCATTCGACCTATTGTTGGAGACCCTGGCGAATAAGTAAAGAAGCCACCGGACAACCTATCTCCATGACAATCCGGTCAACTAAAAGACTCTGGCTTTTGATCAGTTCTTTATGGCAGTCTCCGGTCAGTCCCGGGGAGTGCCATGTATCTTGAATACTATAAGTTGAAGGAATCGCCGTTCAATATCACGCCGGACCCCCATTACCTGTTCATGTCCCGCCAGCATCGCGAGGCCTATAACCATGTCATGTACGGGATCCGTGGACGCAAAGGGTTTATCCAGCTCACAGGCGAGGTCGGCTCAGGCAAAACCACCCTCTGTCGCGCGGTGTTGGCCGAACTCGGACAAAATGTCCAAACCGCCCTCATTCTCAACCCCTGCCTCACAGAGGCTCAACTCATCCGGGCCATTCTCCAGGACTTCGGCCTGAAAACGGCGGGCAAGGATATGTTGAAGCTGATCGAAACCCTCAATGTCTTTTTGCTCAAAAAACTGGAAGCCAAGGAGAATGTGGCGCTCCTGATTGATGAATCCCAGATCCTGTCCTCCAAACTGCTGGAGCAGATCCGACTGCTCTCCAACCTGGAAACCACCCATCAGAAG
The genomic region above belongs to bacterium and contains:
- a CDS encoding AAA family ATPase; translated protein: MYLEYYKLKESPFNITPDPHYLFMSRQHREAYNHVMYGIRGRKGFIQLTGEVGSGKTTLCRAVLAELGQNVQTALILNPCLTEAQLIRAILQDFGLKTAGKDMLKLIETLNVFLLKKLEAKENVALLIDESQILSSKLLEQIRLLSNLETTHQKLIQIVLIGQPELGDKLNDPALRQLRQRITVRYHLGPLDENEIGSYISHRLSTAGGDGRLTFDSRAVHLVYRYSEGIPRLINAVCDNALLAGYVAGTWLIDKTCLKRAVSQLEGTYK